The window cattatttcccaaaaccatatggttgtAGGAATATTAGTTCACCCACTATATATGCGaagtcaacaacccactattttattgatgtgggatcttgtctcacatgtgaagtattttcaaCACTCCCCTCACATGTGAGCCACATCATACTAGGAACCACCTTCGGCTCCGATACCATATTAGgtcgtgacaattcgtcacataattttcactatggcccactcgtgtggacacgggagacccgtgggcttgagcctacaaatccacgagtcaagagcgttaacttgcacatacacttggtgaggttcattattttccaaaaccatatggttgtAGGAATATTAGTTCACCCACTATATATGCGAAGTCAACAACTCACTATTTTAttgatgtgggatcttgtctcacatgtgaagtattttcaaCAACCTCTACATATCCAACGCTTAATAGTCAACTTGAAATGAGAGGTTGATTAATTAGATAATCTTTCGTTATGTTGGCTTCTGATACGTGTTATGTATTCTATAATCTAGCGTACACATTAATGCATGTTGGATGCTATCACTCGTATGGGTTTTATTGGATACAAGTCGTTCAATATGTGGTGTTGGACATGAGTAAGGATTTGAGGATCTCTTGAGCATTCAAAGATATAGCCGTTTAAGTTGAGTTACTTACTAGCATATAACTTTCATGTCAAAGAGTCGAACTCGTCAATGCTAACAATCTTGGTACTACCCGAAATTCGGACATAGACACAAGaacaacaatatttatattTGGGGATGTTTTTTTTGGTGGGAGTTGAGGTTAGAATGGGACTTAATGAGAAAGATGTGAGAAATCCTGTGTTTTTAGTGGAGGAGAATAAGAATGAGACTtaacctctcaagtcatttagTGTCTCAAGCAGGAGGATATGGGTGGGATTTGAGATTTAGAAGGGAAATTACCTACTACCCTTCAATCTTCATTACAGCTTACTTCTTAATTTCTCCCATTCGTCTTTGTTAAAATCTCTTCGGCGTCTTTGTAACTTTGATCTTAATAATAAATCCCAAGTCAACCAACAATTATCTCTATACAAACAAGGGATCAAATTATTCATGCAACTTCCACTCAATCAATTTAACCTCTAGTCCAATACAAAGTAGCACAATTCTCATTTCCACTTTCCAAACGACCCCTTTTTATAAACATGTGGTATACTCTGTAGTGACAAAGGTATTAGTAGGCAAAGTTTAGCCATTCACCTtcaaaaattagttaaattataGTATATATGGAATATTTAACCCACAAAGCagtatttttattgattttagttATAAATTTTAAACCACAATACTTAAAATTGATCTCATTGTCAACTTAACTGAATTGCTCAAACACCTTGAAGTTTTCACAAATTTTGATCTACATACCTGAAaaaccttttcatgattttgatATATGTGCCCTCCATTACTTTTAGTCCTAACTTCACTAGGTATAGTATGAAGTATAAACTAGTATTTGTTTAAATTAGATAATTGAAGATACAATTTAATGGTTAATTTATCGTTGAGTATACTTTGAAACTTGGAAGGAGCAAAGCCTAAAAGTAGCAAGGGTACTGCTAGTTTTATGACAAATTATAAACTAAAAATGAAGATAAAAAGGGAATTGTGCCTGACTAGGACCACGTCTGGTCATCCATCATATGTTCTGTCATGTTCTACTCTGTCATGTGTGTTGTGTTGTGTCAACACAGATCTGCGGGCTATATCTGTCGCGACTGCGTAACATAGAATTTTAGAGTGACGTCATCTGCGCCTGATGTTTGCCATGTTGTACTCCGTCATGTGTCTTGTGTTGTGTCAACACAAATCTGCGGGCCATATTTGTCGTGACTGCGTAACATAGAATTGTAGAGTGTCGTACTATTAACATGTGTTGGATGATCTGACACTCTGACTTGTGATGAGAGTAAGAGTCAGATTGTCAGACAGTCGGAGTAACACAGGTTGGAATTTGTAGAGTTGAGGGAACCGATAAGGGTAGTTGAGCTGGAATAAAGAGTCCAAGTAGTTTTACCATATAAAATTGTATTAGTTAGTAGTCACTTCACAGTTGTGGATTTTATTAGACTGGTGCAATCAACATTAGATCACCCCCCTCCCCCTTCAAAATTGGTATGATCTGGATTTTAGAAAACTCCGTATGCAACACATCACTTTAGCTATTGAGGTCATTAGTTTCACCATAATCCATAATACTTCTATTATGTGTTGAGTAATAGTGTGTCGAAATGTTATTGCCTCGACCATGAAGTTGGAAAGATGTTCTAGTATTGTCACAGGACATGGTTACCTTTGTTTTGGAATAAGAACTGTCATCTTATGTATCTGCATTGCATTtctttaacgtttatctaatgTAATGTTTTAATAGGCAAAGATGGTTAAACTTGAGATCCTGATCGTCCTGCTGTTCCTTTCACTTCTTCTACTTCCACCGGTTTTTTCAGTATCCAATAAAGGGTTATTTAGAGTTGGATTGAAAAAGAAGGTGTTTGATCCAAATAATCGTGTTGCTTCTCAACACGGGATTAAAGAAAGGGATATGTTCAAATCTTTACTTGATAAATATCACTTCGGCAACTCTAAAGATGCAGGGGATGATGTTGTTGCCCTCAAGAATTACATGGATGCTCAGTACTTTGGGGAAATTGGTGTTGGAACCCCTCCTCAGACATTTACCGTTATTTTTGATACTGGTAGTTCAAACTTGTGGGTGCCTTCGTCAAAGTGCTACTTATCGGTCAGTATATTGTTGCAGTTTTGGCTATTTTTTGTGTCGTAAAATACCGATTATCTTACATTCTTATGTTCACAATTTGCTATAGATTGCTtgcttcttccattccaagtaCAAGTCTGGCGCATCAAGTTCTTACAAGAAGAATGGTATATCTACTTTTCTCATATATCTCTCTCAAAATATTATATCTTCTACACCTGTATTGGTCACTATTTTTGTTGGCATTTGCaattaatattatcaaaatatctTGCTTTTGTGCCTTTTGTACGAAAACGACCGAAGGTATTAATGGTTGGATTCATTTCAATTAGttatatcaaaatatatatcTACCTTATATACTTTTAGTTTTGTATTGTTGAAGACATGGTCCTGGCCTACGGGTAAAAACAACCTAAGAAAGTTTAAATGATGTGTAATGCTAATGATTCCAGTTCCCTGGTGGAATAGAGTTGTAGCGTTTCAATAAATTCTCTAATACCATTTTGCTGTTTTTTGGTTTAATTCCCATATCGCTGGTATTTCCCAGTAGACAATATCTTGGTTTTTCTATGCCATACATGATTGAATTGACCCATTTCATGGATATTACTCAGGAACATCTGCGGCTATTCGTTATGGAACTGGAGCTATATCTGGCTTCTTCAGTGAAGATAGTGTGAAGGTCGGTGAACTCGTTGTGAAGAATCAGGCAAGTAGCATAAATTTTCCTCCTATTTTTATAACTTCTAAGTGATAATTGTTAAATTAGTCTAATGGAGCTACTAATTTTATTGTTAAGAACCAACTCggccaaaagcttaagctgatggttgagacaCCAGGATACGCTATATACTCTTAACACGCTCTCTCACACTATACGTTATATGCTCTAACATTGAAAGGAGAGGTATAAACCCACTCAAGGATCAAAAATATGAAGTTAAGTTGATGTTTATGATGTGTCTTTTAAGTGTTGGAAACAAATATTGCAAGTTAATGATGAATGgcaaaataaagtaaataatcaaGACAAAGATTTTAAGGTGGTTTACCAAACATGTGCTACATCCACCATCTAGCCTAGGATTAAtattatgtgtttaaaggagAGAATATAAAACTTGATAGGTATTACAATGGAGGTTTAGTGTAAGGAAGAGAGGAGCTAATAGGGTGAGAAATAAGCTAGAAGGTTGCTCCATTACAATGAGACTTAGGTGCAAGTATTAAGGACCTAGGACACTAGTATTTTTAGTGGAGTATAGTGGGAAAATGAGGCAGCAGCTGTATACAAGCAATGGGCAACCAGAAGGTCACGAACTGGGGTCAGAAGCCTTGGCTCGACCTGGGCTTGGTCGAGTGACCTGCATCTCAACAGTGGCAGTGTGTTCTCTTGTTCCCTTGGTCTCCTACACTCTTTGCACTTAGTACTTTGTCCTTGCTTCTGAAATGGGATGTGCAACAAACCTTAAACACTTGCATCCCAAGTCTCCACTACCATAGTACTATGTACTATGGTACTTCTTGATTCTCATCCAACCAATCACAAGAATGGTACTTTGTCCTCTTCTTGTTTACACAAACAAGCTAGATTAATCATCTTAAACTTGTTTTGATCACTTGGTGAACAAAAGTTACCAATAATCCTAACAAACATTTATATTTACAGGAATTCATCGAGGCTACTAGAGAACCTAGTATTACATTCATGGTTGCTAAGTTTGATGGCATACTTGGACTTGGATTCCCAGAAATTGCAGTTGGGGGTGCTGTTCCAGTATGGTAAACCCCTTGATAAAATCCCGATGAAATTTCGTTTTAGTTGGGCGGATATTTTAATGTATTTGATCTTGGGATGGGGCATCCATAGGGGTTGTATATGGCTTCATTCTGGGTACTCAAATGTTGACATAACTAATTTATGTTAAAGGGACAATATGGTTAAGCAAGGGCTGGTAAAGGATCCtgtattttcattttggctCAACCGCAAGGCAGAAGACGAAGAGGGAGGTGAAATAGTCTTTGGCGGGGTTGACCCAAAGCACTATAAAGGTGAACACACATATGTTCCTGTGTCAAGGAAAGGTTATTGGCAGGTATATATTTGTTTGGCGGCCTTGTTTAAAATTGTGGATGTAACATAAATATATGAGCAATAGTTGAgagtattatttacaaattttcctaaatatttTATAGAATCTTACTCGCACGTTCTGTATGTTGGCAGTTCGATATGGGTGATGTTCTTATCAATGGAAAAACGACAGGTATGCACTTTGTTGATATATTACAAACACGTTAGTAAACTGTAACCTATGTTACTGGGgctctttatttttcttcacgtacccgtgtccgatcgTTGATGCTCAGatattggtatggcacttagacactacATTTAGGTGTAAATTGAATATTTGGATGTATCTGACACTTGAGACACGTACCAGTATTCAACATctgtacccgagtccaagtgaCATAGACTATAACTTTGTTAATATATTATGAACACATTAGTAAACCCTCACAAGTAGAGGGAGTCAGGATTAATTTTGACAATGTTCTATATACAaagtcaaaataattaatttcacTAGGaacttcttttaaaaaaattctttttgtgTCTCCTGGTTTGCTTTTATTGATGCTGAAGAACATGGTTATTTTCTTCAGGGTACTGTTCTGGTGGATGCGCAGCTATTGCAGACTCTGGAACTTCTTTGTTGGCCGGACCCACGGTTAGCCTTCTATTTCATCCTTTATATAGTTGTCACTACATTATTGTCCGTCGGTAATACAGTTAGACAAAGAAAACAAgtttataaaaataagtttttcaattgcttgtattttaatatttcatCTACATTTGATGGACCTCTATTTATAACATTAAGTCCTAACTAAATTAGGAAAAAGATATTTTGTAACCAATTAAGAGATAAAAGTTctgaatgataaataaagaaaaaatataattataatccCGAACTAAGTACTTTAAAAGATATCACTAAAGATATTAAGAAATAATCAACTATTAACgtgttttatctttttttccAACACTCCCCATGAACTTGGGTTGTGGGTTCTTCAATGACTCAAATTGtcttcaaatttctttaattaattcttgtAATTTTATTTCTATCTTATTTTCTACTCCACAAATTTCAACTTATTTAACGCGGTTGTGCCACTTGGTGCATGTTGATGTCTTATCTTTGCTCAAGATCGTCATTGTGAATCAATGTGACATTTCATATCCTCGATTGAAACCTTGAAAGCTTTATTGACCTGAAAAGATTTCCCTATTAGAATCCCTTGTGAAAATTTTGTTATTGCTAATGAGTGCAATACTTGATTAAACATAAGATTGGCGAATAAAAACCCGAATCAATGACCATTGTATTTAATGCAGAGTGTTATTACGCAAATCAACCACGCTATTGGGGCGTCAGGTGTCACCAATCAGGCGTGTAAGAATGTGGTGGAGCAATATGGCCAAACAATCATTGATCTTTTGTTTTCAGAGGTGAGTTTAGTATCTTTGTCTATTATCACTTCTACTCTTTGATTACATGAATTGTTTTGCTGTATATTTCTCTCCAAAGTTGCAATCATCTTCTGTGCTTGTTCTTAAAGTCTTGAAAATTTACTATTTTGTCAAAAATTTTGTGCAACATAAATTGTCAGCTAAAAACATCCCAAAAACAGATCAAAACTGGCAATATTAGGCTTTTTTTGATTCGTGATTCAAGATTagattagcaaatcatgtgacactggaaGAATCTGATGTGAAGGTGATGACGAATTTAAATGTACACAAGTTTTATATGTATTCAGTTGCCGTTAATTCATTATTCTATGCATGTTGAATATAGCTGCATACTTGGCatttataaatcaaaatttctcaTGTTTAGTTAATTTATGCTGTTTTCTTGTATTTGAAATTTGATAGGAGTCCTTTAAGAGGATCTGTTCCCAAATCGGTGTATGCACCTACGATGGCACTCACGGTGTTAGGTAGGTGTTGGATATTATATATAACTTAATCTTGAGTTTTATATTCCTTTGTTTTCGTAGATTAAATGTGGCGGTTGGCTTTTTATGGTAAGGTGGTAGTTAGCTTATGTTTAAATTTTCAACTCTTCGACAATAATTTTTCCGACATAGAAAGCTCATCTATATTTGTGAGAAAACAGATTATCCGAAGAATATAAAAAGGAAATGACAGTCAAAGATGAAGTTTAGGCAATATAAAATGTCATCCGCaggcaagtaaaaaaaaatccgTCCTCCAATTTTTCCCCATTTGATAAGAAAAGGCCTCATGTCTTTTGATCAAGTGGAGCAAACGTTAAAGAAGAATCAAAGGATACATACCTTTCCCATATTAATAGGCTATGTTATTCTACATTTCTCCTAAATACTCTTGTCGGGTCCTTGATACTCCGACATGGGTATATCGCGCTTTGATACTTCATATTCCACCAaagtaataaatatttttttatgaagaGCTGAGTCAAATACTTGTGTGCGTAGTTAAGTCAAAGTGACATACTCCGTTTTAACCATTCTTGAA of the Amaranthus tricolor cultivar Red isolate AtriRed21 chromosome 6, ASM2621246v1, whole genome shotgun sequence genome contains:
- the LOC130815366 gene encoding aspartic proteinase A1-like, whose translation is MVKLEILIVLLFLSLLLLPPVFSVSNKGLFRVGLKKKVFDPNNRVASQHGIKERDMFKSLLDKYHFGNSKDAGDDVVALKNYMDAQYFGEIGVGTPPQTFTVIFDTGSSNLWVPSSKCYLSIACFFHSKYKSGASSSYKKNGTSAAIRYGTGAISGFFSEDSVKVGELVVKNQEFIEATREPSITFMVAKFDGILGLGFPEIAVGGAVPVWDNMVKQGLVKDPVFSFWLNRKAEDEEGGEIVFGGVDPKHYKGEHTYVPVSRKGYWQFDMGDVLINGKTTGYCSGGCAAIADSGTSLLAGPTSVITQINHAIGASGVTNQACKNVVEQYGQTIIDLLFSEESFKRICSQIGVCTYDGTHGVSMGIESVVNKENSDGSSEGLNDGMCPACEMAVVWMQSQLKQNVTQDRILSYVNELCERVPNPMGQSSVDCNRISKMPPVSFTIAGKEFELRPEEYILKVGEGPMAQCISGFTAMDVPPPRGPIWILGDVFMGRYHTVFDAGNLQVGFAEAA